From Streptomyces sp. Edi4, one genomic window encodes:
- a CDS encoding CPBP family intramembrane glutamic endopeptidase has protein sequence MADSLPEEGCSPKILRSETVLVLALSLGASGVSALISFVGSLTKPGGLAHQAAHLNTSYAPGRPWLDLAWQLFGITTALVPVALVAHLLVRERAGGLRVLGFDRTRPWPDLGRGVLIAAGIGSAGLAFYLVARAAGGNLTVVPESLPDVWWKYPVLILSALQNSVLEEVIVVGYLLRRLGQLGWSPSAALAASAVLRGSYHLYQGVGGLLGNMVMGVVFVLLYRRWRRVGPLVVAHALLDIGAFVGYALLAGKVSWLPTM, from the coding sequence GTGGCTGATTCCCTTCCCGAGGAGGGGTGTTCACCGAAAATCCTGCGGTCCGAGACCGTTCTCGTCCTGGCGCTCTCGCTCGGCGCGAGTGGGGTGTCGGCCCTGATCAGCTTTGTCGGCTCGCTGACCAAACCTGGCGGTCTCGCGCACCAGGCGGCACACCTCAACACCTCCTACGCACCCGGGCGCCCCTGGCTCGATCTCGCCTGGCAGCTCTTCGGCATCACGACGGCGCTCGTGCCGGTCGCGCTCGTGGCGCATCTCCTGGTGCGGGAGCGGGCCGGCGGGCTGCGGGTGCTGGGCTTCGACCGGACCCGGCCGTGGCCGGACCTCGGCCGTGGCGTGCTCATCGCCGCCGGGATCGGCAGCGCGGGACTCGCCTTCTACCTGGTGGCGCGGGCGGCCGGCGGCAATCTGACCGTCGTGCCCGAGTCGCTGCCCGATGTGTGGTGGAAGTACCCCGTACTGATTCTGTCGGCGCTCCAGAATTCCGTACTCGAAGAAGTGATCGTGGTCGGGTATCTGCTGCGCAGACTCGGCCAGTTGGGGTGGTCGCCGTCCGCCGCGCTCGCCGCGAGTGCCGTGCTGCGCGGCTCGTACCACCTCTATCAGGGGGTCGGCGGCCTCCTCGGCAACATGGTGATGGGCGTGGTGTTCGTCCTGCTCTACCGGCGCTGGCGGCGGGTGGGTCCGCTCGTGGTGGCGCACGCGCTGCTCGACATCGGGGCCTTCGTCGGGTACGCGCTGCTCGCGGGCAAGGTGAGCTGGCTGCCCACGATGTGA
- a CDS encoding substrate-binding domain-containing protein gives MGRHSLPDDATGASGGAARVATPARTVALALALVLAVAAGTAVAVERGLLSLRRSCEATAVRLDLVASPDVAPAVRAVADRARRERITSDGSCMDVRVSARDSFEVAASFASPARPDFSVWIPDASLWVDRAKDASANVLTAGHIATSPVALAAVPAAAVSLGWPAKTYGWAELATATARDAAPRLGMADPTRSASGLLALSCVGKSAASAGRGGGARAAALAGLLSRRVFTGDAQAVRALGKGGSGDTRALVLSEQAAFAYNVAHGGDRALRLFYPTDGAPQLDYPYAMVRETRMSTDESRAAMRFMTLLGDPESTRVLAAQGFRTPGAPLDGPLAAAAKANSPQPYASASAQPPSAQDLQDALGLWASTVRGARPSTVADTPGPMATRAPGAGDRTRRAPLRRPVEGQPRRA, from the coding sequence ATGGGACGTCACAGCTTGCCCGACGACGCCACGGGGGCGAGCGGCGGGGCCGCCCGGGTGGCCACGCCGGCGCGCACGGTCGCGCTCGCCCTCGCTCTCGTGCTGGCCGTCGCGGCGGGCACGGCCGTCGCCGTCGAGCGCGGGCTGCTGTCCTTGCGCCGCTCCTGCGAGGCGACCGCCGTGCGGCTCGATCTGGTCGCGTCGCCCGATGTGGCGCCCGCCGTCCGGGCCGTCGCCGACCGGGCCCGCAGGGAGAGGATCACCTCGGACGGCTCCTGCATGGACGTACGGGTGAGCGCCCGCGACTCCTTCGAGGTCGCCGCTTCGTTCGCCTCCCCCGCCAGACCCGACTTCTCGGTGTGGATCCCCGACGCCTCGCTCTGGGTGGACCGGGCCAAGGACGCCTCGGCGAACGTGCTCACCGCCGGACACATCGCCACCTCACCGGTCGCCCTCGCGGCGGTGCCCGCTGCCGCGGTCTCGCTCGGCTGGCCGGCGAAGACCTACGGCTGGGCCGAGCTGGCCACGGCCACCGCACGGGACGCCGCGCCGCGCCTCGGCATGGCCGACCCCACGCGCAGCGCCTCCGGGCTGCTCGCCCTGAGCTGCGTCGGCAAGTCGGCGGCGAGCGCGGGCCGAGGCGGCGGCGCCCGGGCGGCCGCCCTCGCCGGACTGCTCTCGCGACGGGTCTTCACGGGTGACGCCCAGGCCGTGCGGGCCCTCGGCAAGGGCGGCTCCGGGGACACCCGGGCGCTGGTTCTCTCCGAGCAGGCGGCGTTCGCGTACAACGTCGCGCACGGCGGGGACCGGGCGCTGCGCCTCTTCTATCCGACGGACGGCGCGCCGCAGCTGGACTATCCCTACGCCATGGTCCGCGAGACCCGGATGAGCACCGACGAGAGCCGGGCCGCGATGCGTTTCATGACGCTCCTCGGCGATCCCGAGTCCACGCGCGTCCTGGCCGCACAGGGCTTCCGTACGCCCGGCGCGCCGCTGGACGGTCCGCTCGCGGCCGCGGCCAAAGCGAACTCCCCGCAGCCGTACGCGAGCGCGAGCGCGCAGCCGCCGTCGGCCCAGGACCTCCAGGACGCGCTCGGCCTGTGGGCGAGCACCGTGCGCGGCGCCCGCCCGTCGACGGTGGCGGACACCCCGGGTCCGATGGCCACGCGGGCGCCGGGCGCGGGCGACCGCACCCGGCGTGCCCCTCTCCGGCGCCCGGTGGAAGGTCAGCCTCGCCGCGCCTGA
- a CDS encoding glutamate--cysteine ligase, translated as MGEKVVAGGFDLSDRHRYREKLRQCLEGLGLLLDQKRFDRPRNLMGLEIELNLAGPDGMPRMMNAEVLERIASRDFQTELGMFNLEVNIAPHRLGGRVFDQLAEELRTGLGYADRKAAEVDAGIIMIGILPTLDQDDLVSANLSDVDRYALLNDQIVAARGEDFTLDIQGVERLVCTSASITPEAACTSVQLHLQVTPARFAAVWNAAQAVTAVQIAVGANAPFLFGRELWRESRPPLFEQATDTRPAELRAQGVRPRTWFGERWVNSAYELFEENLRFFPPLLPICDEEEPLRVIADGGVPQLKELVLHNGTIYRWNRPVYGIADGVPHLRVENRVLPAGPTVSDVLANAAFYYGLVRALAEDSRPVWTRLPFASAASNFDAACRYGIDAELLWPAPRRGGGVTRVPAIKLVREELLPLAAAGLDAWGVAPADRDHYLGIIEERCRRRVNGASWQVDTYHEALAAGLGREAALAATTRRYRELMLAGEPVHTWPTGCPDLQGPQARRG; from the coding sequence ATGGGGGAGAAGGTCGTGGCAGGCGGATTCGACCTGTCCGATCGGCACCGCTACCGGGAGAAGCTGCGGCAGTGCCTCGAGGGACTGGGGTTGCTGCTGGACCAGAAGCGGTTCGACCGCCCCAGGAACCTGATGGGGCTGGAGATCGAACTGAATCTCGCGGGTCCCGACGGTATGCCGCGCATGATGAATGCCGAAGTGCTCGAGCGCATCGCGAGCCGGGATTTCCAGACCGAGCTCGGAATGTTCAATCTGGAAGTGAACATAGCTCCGCACCGGCTCGGTGGCCGCGTATTCGATCAGCTCGCGGAGGAGCTGCGCACCGGGCTCGGGTATGCCGACCGCAAGGCCGCCGAGGTCGACGCAGGCATCATCATGATCGGAATTCTGCCGACCCTGGACCAGGACGACCTGGTATCGGCGAACCTTTCCGACGTCGACCGCTACGCCCTGCTCAACGATCAGATAGTGGCCGCGCGCGGAGAGGATTTCACCCTCGACATCCAAGGCGTGGAACGGCTCGTCTGCACCTCCGCCTCGATCACCCCCGAAGCCGCTTGCACCTCCGTGCAGTTGCATCTGCAGGTGACGCCGGCGCGGTTCGCCGCGGTGTGGAACGCGGCGCAGGCGGTCACGGCCGTGCAGATCGCGGTCGGCGCCAACGCGCCCTTCCTGTTCGGGCGCGAGCTGTGGCGGGAGTCCCGGCCGCCGCTGTTCGAGCAGGCCACCGACACCAGGCCGGCCGAACTGCGCGCTCAGGGCGTGCGCCCGCGCACCTGGTTCGGGGAGCGCTGGGTGAATTCCGCGTACGAACTCTTCGAGGAGAACCTGCGGTTCTTCCCGCCGCTGCTGCCCATCTGCGACGAGGAGGAACCGCTGCGCGTCATCGCCGACGGCGGGGTGCCGCAGCTGAAGGAGCTGGTGCTGCACAACGGCACGATCTACCGCTGGAACCGGCCGGTGTACGGGATCGCCGACGGCGTGCCACACCTCAGGGTGGAGAACCGCGTGCTGCCGGCCGGGCCCACCGTCAGCGATGTCCTTGCCAACGCGGCGTTCTACTACGGTCTGGTGCGGGCGCTCGCGGAGGACAGCCGGCCCGTGTGGACCCGGCTTCCCTTCGCGTCGGCGGCCTCGAACTTCGACGCCGCCTGCCGTTACGGCATCGACGCCGAGCTGCTGTGGCCGGCGCCGAGGCGGGGCGGCGGTGTCACCCGGGTGCCCGCGATCAAGCTCGTACGCGAGGAACTGCTGCCGCTCGCCGCCGCCGGGCTCGACGCGTGGGGCGTGGCGCCGGCGGACCGCGACCACTACCTCGGCATCATCGAGGAACGGTGCAGGCGGCGCGTCAACGGCGCGTCCTGGCAGGTCGACACCTACCACGAGGCGCTGGCGGCGGGGCTCGGCAGGGAGGCGGCCCTCGCCGCCACCACCCGCCGCTACCGCGAACTGATGCTCGCGGGCGAGCCGGTGCACACCTGGCCGACGGGCTGTCCGGACCTTCAGGGCCCTCAGGCGCGGCGAGGCTGA
- a CDS encoding DUF5999 family protein, with protein MCQHKPACPTAFSADREAAQPVAHHPEQGWSLLCNGVLLFEDTGELLPDGQIIAPHRPLTAEQVATAA; from the coding sequence ATGTGCCAGCACAAGCCAGCCTGTCCCACAGCCTTCTCCGCCGACCGGGAAGCCGCGCAGCCCGTGGCACACCACCCGGAACAGGGCTGGAGCCTGCTGTGCAACGGCGTCCTGCTCTTCGAGGACACCGGTGAGCTGTTGCCGGACGGGCAGATCATCGCCCCGCACCGGCCGCTGACGGCGGAGCAGGTGGCCACGGCGGCTTAG